The following proteins come from a genomic window of Alphaproteobacteria bacterium:
- the rpsG gene encoding 30S ribosomal protein S7: MSRKRKAAVREITPDPKYQNVTVAKFINSIMLDGKKTVAEKIFYDAMDMLKNKGKQANELETFLECVEKVKPSLEVKSRRVGGATYQVPMDVRPARKETLAISWMTAATRKRSENTMAERQIKEKK, from the coding sequence ATGTCTAGAAAAAGAAAAGCTGCAGTAAGAGAAATTACTCCAGATCCAAAGTATCAAAACGTTACAGTTGCTAAATTTATCAATAGCATTATGCTTGATGGTAAAAAAACAGTTGCTGAAAAAATCTTTTACGATGCAATGGATATGTTAAAAAATAAAGGTAAACAAGCTAATGAACTTGAAACATTCTTAGAATGTGTTGAAAAAGTAAAACCTTCTCTTGAAGTTAAATCAAGAAGAGTTGGTGGTGCTACTTACCAAGTTCCAATGGATGTTAGACCTGCAAGAAAAGAAACTCTAGCTATCAGCTGGATGACAGCTGCTACTAGAAAAAGAAGTGAAAATACTATGGCGGAAAGACAAATCAAAGAGAAAAAG
- the rpsL gene encoding 30S ribosomal protein S12: MPTIQQLIRSPRKDKIKRSKAPAMQGNPQKRGVCTRVYTTTPKKPNSAMRKVARVKLTNGFEVIAYIPGEGHNLQEHSVVLIRGGKVRDLPGVRYHVLRGTLDTQGVADRKQRRSFYGAKKPKS, from the coding sequence ATGCCTACTATTCAACAGTTGATTAGAAGTCCTAGAAAGGATAAAATCAAAAGAAGTAAAGCTCCAGCTATGCAAGGTAATCCTCAAAAAAGAGGTGTTTGTACTAGAGTTTATACTACAACTCCTAAGAAACCAAACTCAGCGATGAGAAAAGTTGCCAGAGTTAAGTTAACTAATGGATTTGAAGTTATTGCTTATATCCCAGGTGAAGGCCACAACTTACAAGAGCACTCTGTAGTTCTTATTAGAGGTGGTAAAGTGCGAGATCTTCCAGGTGTTAGATATCACGTTCTTCGTGGTACTCTTGATACTCAAGGTGTTGCTGATAGAAAACAACGTAGATCATTCTACGGTGCAAAGAAACCTAAATCATAA
- a CDS encoding NADAR family protein, whose protein sequence is MNNTNENNIISNFIDKEFRFLSNSYPYFPDGTKANINLEVKYNGISFDCITTAYIASKSDDKDFQIQLSKMTPFEAKKMSMKGLIETKENWKENRIEIMRNLLNQKFVYNEYFKKLLLKTGEAELIAKDFLADQFWEIDKEYEIGEGKLGKELIQIREKLKEPPKIQGSHQKKDDETPLYFNNIEEYEKHYGKI, encoded by the coding sequence ATGAATAATACAAACGAAAACAACATCATAAGCAATTTCATAGATAAAGAATTTCGCTTTTTATCAAATTCCTACCCTTATTTTCCAGATGGAACCAAAGCCAATATAAACTTAGAAGTAAAATACAATGGTATTTCTTTTGATTGCATAACAACCGCTTATATAGCTAGCAAATCAGATGATAAGGATTTTCAAATTCAACTTTCCAAAATGACACCTTTCGAAGCAAAAAAAATGAGTATGAAAGGTCTTATTGAAACCAAGGAAAATTGGAAAGAAAATAGAATTGAAATAATGAGAAATCTCCTAAATCAAAAATTCGTTTATAACGAATATTTTAAAAAACTTTTATTAAAAACAGGAGAAGCTGAACTTATAGCTAAAGATTTTTTAGCAGATCAATTCTGGGAAATAGATAAAGAATACGAAATAGGAGAAGGAAAACTTGGAAAAGAACTAATTCAAATTAGAGAAAAACTAAAAGAACCTCCAAAAATCCAAGGAAGCCATCAAAAAAAAGATGATGAAACTCCCCTCTACTTCAACAATATTGAAGAGTATGAAAAACACTATGGTAAAATATAA
- the accC gene encoding acetyl-CoA carboxylase biotin carboxylase subunit → MTVKKTAINKVLIANRGEIALRVIRACREMGIKSVAVHSTADKDAMFVKMADESVCIGGPLSKDSYLNMNAIISAAVITGADAIHPGYGFLSETPDFIAMVEEHGIEWIGPKSETVRKMGDKIEAKTSAIAAGIPVVPGDAESVDTLEDALKKATEMKYPVILKARSGGGGKGIKIIHTESDMKELYPMARQEAKANFGDDVVYMEKFLQNPKHIEIQVIADKHGNVLTLGERDCSLQRNQQKVIEEALAPTLTDEHREKIYAIVRKAVKEIGYYNAGTIEFLFENDEFYFMEMNTRIQVEHTVTEMVFGVDLIREQIRVAAGEKLGYSQDDLKPTCHAIEFRINAEDPETFTPWPGLIKHYHAPGGLGVRVDSGLYSGYRIPSCYDSMIAKLIISAPTRKECFSRAKNALKEFVVEGIRTNIPLHLELLEQKDVIKGEFDQNWLGKYLEKKAKAKAKKK, encoded by the coding sequence ATGACAGTTAAAAAAACTGCGATAAATAAAGTTTTAATTGCGAATAGAGGTGAAATTGCTCTTCGTGTTATTAGAGCTTGTAGAGAAATGGGAATTAAATCTGTTGCTGTTCACTCTACTGCAGATAAAGATGCTATGTTTGTTAAGATGGCAGATGAGTCTGTTTGTATTGGTGGACCTCTTTCTAAAGATTCTTACCTAAATATGAATGCTATTATTTCTGCTGCTGTTATTACAGGTGCTGATGCTATCCATCCAGGTTATGGTTTCTTATCTGAAACTCCTGATTTCATTGCTATGGTTGAAGAACATGGTATTGAATGGATTGGTCCTAAATCTGAAACAGTTAGAAAAATGGGTGACAAAATTGAAGCTAAAACTTCAGCGATTGCTGCTGGTATTCCAGTAGTTCCTGGAGATGCTGAATCTGTTGATACTTTAGAAGATGCTTTGAAAAAAGCTACTGAAATGAAATACCCAGTTATCTTAAAAGCTAGATCTGGTGGTGGTGGTAAAGGTATTAAAATCATTCATACAGAAAGTGATATGAAAGAACTTTATCCAATGGCTAGACAAGAAGCTAAAGCGAATTTTGGTGATGATGTTGTTTATATGGAAAAATTCTTACAAAATCCAAAACATATTGAAATCCAAGTTATCGCCGATAAACATGGTAATGTGTTAACTCTTGGTGAAAGAGATTGTTCTCTTCAAAGAAACCAACAAAAAGTTATCGAAGAAGCATTAGCTCCTACTTTGACTGATGAACACAGAGAAAAAATCTATGCTATCGTTAGAAAAGCTGTAAAAGAAATTGGTTACTACAATGCTGGTACAATTGAATTCTTATTTGAAAATGATGAATTCTACTTTATGGAAATGAATACAAGAATCCAAGTGGAACATACAGTTACTGAAATGGTATTTGGTGTTGACTTAATTAGAGAGCAAATTAGAGTTGCTGCTGGTGAAAAGTTAGGTTATTCTCAAGATGATTTAAAACCAACTTGTCACGCTATTGAGTTCAGAATTAACGCTGAAGATCCAGAAACTTTCACTCCTTGGCCAGGTTTAATTAAGCATTATCATGCTCCTGGTGGATTAGGTGTTAGAGTTGACTCTGGTTTATATTCTGGTTACAGAATTCCAAGTTGTTATGACTCTATGATTGCTAAGCTTATTATCTCAGCTCCAACTAGAAAAGAATGTTTCTCAAGAGCTAAGAATGCTTTAAAAGAATTCGTAGTTGAAGGTATTAGAACTAATATTCCTTTGCACTTAGAATTGTTAGAGCAAAAAGATGTTATTAAAGGTGAATTTGACCAAAACTGGTTAGGTAAATACCTTGAAAAGAAAGCGAAAGCTAAGGCTAAGAAAAAATAA
- a CDS encoding acetyl-CoA carboxylase biotin carboxyl carrier protein, producing the protein MCLCRLFSCNKAMKNRIKVLSESLEEFGLTEIEYKGLRVSRGGSASAAPQVCAPVVNTQVVADKKEEAVEDDSAIDMSKAVKSPMVGVAYTKPDPDSPEFVKVGDKVSEGTTLCLIEAMKTYNPVKSDRSGTVKKILVKGGDSVEFEQPLFIIE; encoded by the coding sequence ATGTGTCTATGTAGATTGTTTTCTTGCAATAAAGCAATGAAAAATAGAATTAAAGTTTTAAGTGAATCTTTAGAAGAGTTCGGTTTAACTGAAATCGAATACAAAGGTTTAAGAGTTTCAAGAGGTGGATCTGCTTCTGCTGCACCACAAGTTTGTGCGCCAGTTGTTAACACTCAAGTTGTTGCTGATAAAAAAGAAGAAGCTGTAGAAGATGATTCTGCTATCGATATGTCTAAAGCAGTTAAATCTCCAATGGTAGGTGTTGCTTATACTAAACCTGATCCAGACTCTCCAGAATTTGTTAAAGTTGGTGATAAAGTATCTGAAGGTACTACTCTATGCTTAATCGAAGCTATGAAAACTTATAACCCAGTTAAATCTGACAGATCTGGTACAGTTAAGAAAATCCTAGTTAAGGGTGGTGACTCAGTAGAATTTGAACAACCTTTATTCATAATCGAATAA
- a CDS encoding cupin domain-containing protein, producing MKFPKDTLISKEFPMGEGSIKIQEYELLTKPSKFSIDGALAFFNGSSGTKTNGFDELIFVIEGEIKITEEDKQYTLKKDEMAIIEKGVKHCITGYNNAKTFIVCNPPFNNATSYEEME from the coding sequence ATGAAATTCCCAAAAGATACTCTAATTTCAAAAGAATTCCCTATGGGAGAAGGCTCTATTAAAATACAAGAATATGAGCTTCTTACAAAACCCTCAAAATTCTCCATAGACGGCGCTCTAGCCTTTTTCAACGGTTCATCTGGAACTAAAACAAACGGTTTTGATGAACTAATTTTTGTTATAGAAGGTGAAATAAAAATCACAGAAGAAGACAAACAATACACTCTTAAAAAAGATGAAATGGCAATAATAGAAAAAGGTGTGAAACACTGCATTACAGGATATAATAACGCAAAAACATTCATAGTTTGTAATCCACCATTTAACAACGCCACATCATACGAAGAAATGGAATAA
- a CDS encoding RlmE family RNA methyltransferase produces the protein MRTQDKIGNKDLRRKTHVKTSRGRKSSSTKWLNRQINDPYVKKAHQMGYRARAVFKLLEINEKYRILKQGMSVIDLGCAPGSWLQVAVETCGKGNVAGIDLLEVKPVEGAEIIQGDFTSNEGLNAVEEALRKISKTEEGETPKCNVVLSDMAANTTGFKQADHIRTIALAEMALDFAINNLKPGGTFVCKVFQGGASPELLKLAKTKFLNVGHFKPPSSRKGSVETFLIARNFKG, from the coding sequence ATGAGAACGCAAGACAAAATAGGTAACAAAGATTTAAGAAGAAAAACTCACGTAAAAACATCTCGTGGTAGAAAGTCGTCATCTACAAAATGGCTTAACAGACAAATCAACGATCCATACGTGAAAAAGGCCCACCAAATGGGCTACAGAGCTCGTGCCGTTTTCAAACTATTAGAAATAAACGAAAAGTACAGAATACTTAAACAAGGCATGTCAGTTATAGACCTTGGCTGTGCCCCAGGTTCGTGGCTTCAAGTTGCCGTAGAAACATGCGGAAAAGGAAATGTCGCAGGAATAGACTTGCTAGAAGTTAAACCTGTTGAAGGTGCAGAAATCATCCAAGGAGACTTCACATCAAACGAAGGTCTTAATGCCGTAGAAGAAGCCCTTAGAAAGATATCTAAAACAGAAGAAGGTGAAACGCCTAAATGTAACGTAGTCCTTTCAGATATGGCTGCAAACACAACAGGCTTCAAACAAGCAGACCACATAAGAACTATTGCTCTAGCAGAAATGGCACTTGATTTTGCCATAAACAATCTAAAACCAGGTGGAACATTCGTATGTAAAGTATTCCAAGGTGGGGCATCTCCAGAACTACTTAAACTAGCAAAAACAAAATTCTTAAATGTAGGACATTTCAAACCTCCTTCATCAAGAAAAGGCTCTGTTGAAACCTTCCTTATAGCAAGAAACTTTAAAGGGTAA
- a CDS encoding biotin--[acetyl-CoA-carboxylase] ligase codes for MFNIFSKIIIEDKVQSTNETIKGIAQNNLFLIAKEQTSGKTAKKKVEWKSEKGNLYLSSSHKITKSLEKQIQTIGLIACYSAVEALKKRTKGKLQIESKWPNDIMIQGKKLGGILCERHENFLIIGIGLNLKKAPKKTFSGINGDISAGSLREFGYRLSPKKFTKLYRKELLKNIKILKRNGFEYFLTDMHLEANYFKLGQEISIKGMLRTLTGTFIGLDKNGFLLLDIEGNRKPTTIKTAEI; via the coding sequence ATGTTTAACATATTTAGCAAAATAATAATTGAAGACAAGGTTCAATCTACCAACGAAACCATTAAAGGTATTGCCCAAAACAATCTATTTTTAATTGCTAAAGAACAAACATCTGGTAAAACAGCTAAGAAAAAAGTAGAATGGAAATCCGAAAAAGGAAATCTATATCTTTCTTCGTCTCATAAAATCACCAAATCATTGGAAAAACAAATCCAAACAATAGGTCTTATAGCCTGCTACTCTGCCGTAGAAGCTCTTAAAAAAAGAACTAAAGGTAAATTACAAATAGAAAGTAAATGGCCTAACGATATAATGATACAAGGCAAAAAACTTGGTGGTATCCTTTGCGAAAGACATGAGAACTTCTTAATAATCGGAATAGGATTAAATCTTAAAAAAGCTCCAAAGAAAACATTCTCTGGTATCAACGGCGATATATCAGCAGGATCACTAAGAGAATTCGGATACAGATTATCTCCCAAAAAATTCACAAAACTATATAGAAAAGAACTTCTTAAAAACATCAAAATATTGAAAAGAAACGGCTTCGAATATTTCCTTACAGATATGCACTTAGAAGCAAACTATTTCAAGCTTGGACAAGAAATTTCAATTAAAGGTATGTTACGCACACTAACAGGAACTTTCATCGGGTTAGATAAAAACGGCTTCTTACTTCTAGACATAGAAGGCAACCGCAAGCCAACTACTATAAAAACCGCAGAGATATAA
- a CDS encoding class I SAM-dependent methyltransferase — translation MDKEKIISTYNSIATDYEKAFSEPSLYISDFLKFLSPGDKILDLGCGPGHNSIYLSSLGFEVVGVDLSDKMLELARNKNSKATFIKKDLSNLDFEENSFDHVIAAYSICYLPKDEVLSCLKNLSGIMKTSGIAFIKLQEGASSEITVPEPFDEKLTIDLNVISFDEIKDLLSKSNFSIIKTYLDKKEVDENFSELNELCIIVRNDK, via the coding sequence ATGGATAAAGAAAAGATAATATCTACATATAATTCTATTGCAACTGATTATGAAAAGGCCTTTTCAGAGCCTTCTTTATATATTTCCGATTTTTTGAAATTTTTATCTCCAGGAGATAAGATTTTAGATCTTGGATGTGGACCTGGGCATAATTCTATTTATTTATCGTCTTTGGGATTTGAAGTTGTTGGCGTAGATCTTTCTGATAAAATGTTGGAATTAGCTAGGAATAAGAATTCAAAGGCTACTTTTATCAAAAAGGATTTATCTAATTTGGATTTTGAAGAGAATTCTTTTGATCATGTTATTGCAGCATATTCTATTTGCTATTTGCCTAAAGATGAAGTTTTATCTTGCTTGAAGAATTTATCTGGGATAATGAAGACTAGTGGAATAGCTTTTATAAAATTGCAGGAAGGTGCTTCTTCAGAAATTACTGTTCCTGAACCCTTTGACGAGAAGCTAACTATAGATTTGAATGTTATTTCTTTTGATGAAATAAAAGATTTATTGAGTAAGTCTAATTTTTCTATAATAAAAACTTATTTAGATAAGAAGGAAGTCGATGAAAACTTTTCTGAATTAAATGAGTTATGTATCATCGTTAGGAATGATAAATAA
- a CDS encoding helicase associated domain-containing protein: protein MSKHDDWLVSYNELKDYYERKGELPSSKENKKLYNWYNRYVNAYKNGKLSKEKYDLLKGFIELKTGNFEKLRFFIYKNNRMPNKRSECKEERSLINWLYSLKKSSDRTLIRKVRNLSHITNMFFTGMKIQDYLPSYEKLLDEMILNYKKRKKFDEKDALMIFNFLSIEMNSKNSKGVLKDRLEKMKKDFFEFYVLVKK from the coding sequence ATGAGTAAACATGATGATTGGCTTGTTAGTTATAATGAATTAAAGGATTATTACGAAAGAAAAGGTGAATTACCTTCTTCTAAAGAGAATAAGAAGCTTTATAACTGGTATAATAGGTATGTTAATGCATATAAAAATGGTAAGTTATCTAAAGAAAAATATGATTTATTAAAGGGATTTATTGAGTTAAAAACAGGTAATTTTGAAAAGTTGAGATTTTTTATATATAAAAATAATAGAATGCCTAATAAGAGATCTGAATGTAAGGAAGAGAGAAGCTTGATTAACTGGTTATATTCTTTAAAGAAGTCTTCTGATAGAACTTTAATAAGGAAGGTTAGAAATTTATCTCATATAACTAATATGTTTTTTACAGGGATGAAAATTCAAGATTATTTACCTTCTTATGAAAAGTTACTAGATGAAATGATTTTAAATTATAAAAAAAGAAAAAAGTTTGATGAAAAGGATGCTTTGATGATTTTTAATTTTTTATCAATAGAAATGAACTCTAAGAACTCTAAAGGTGTTTTAAAGGATAGACTTGAAAAAATGAAAAAAGATTTTTTTGAGTTTTATGTTTTAGTGAAGAAGTAA
- a CDS encoding helix-turn-helix domain-containing protein yields MNVNKERLLNTEEAAEILGIKPNTLKQWRCNDTIEKRINYIKISNKIIRYKLEDINNFIKNNYISI; encoded by the coding sequence ATGAATGTTAATAAAGAAAGATTACTAAACACCGAAGAAGCCGCCGAAATCTTAGGTATAAAACCAAACACTCTAAAACAATGGAGATGTAACGACACAATTGAAAAAAGAATAAATTACATAAAAATAAGTAATAAAATTATTAGATATAAATTAGAAGATATAAATAATTTTATAAAAAACAACTATATTTCAATATAA
- a CDS encoding AAA family ATPase codes for MYISNIEIKNFRGIQSLSLNLNSDINIFIGENNSGKTAIMDAIKYTLETTSFIKIEEEDFYNSENQFLIKLKFENLTDTEKSILLEYLTYEENGDINFYLTLFADKKNRNRMNYIRKEIRAGFDANISLDLDVRERIYSTYLKPLRDAEEELSSGRYSRLSHILNNFLKDDSKSTLNEDIKKFNNTIEESQKSEKYLEIIRSHLENLIFEKEENLTSKVSLSQGREEILYKGLLEKLNLEFSSMDKQGLGYQNALYIAAELLLLNQEEDISSFLIIEEPEAHLHPQLQMKFLSYIMKMLNSEFKNKIQIFITTHSPNIASKVNPGKIILSTHKNNKIEMYSLRKEETKLNEEDYIYLQKFLDITKSNMFFAKGILMVEGPSEEILIPSIAKAIGYNLEDYGVAIVNVNGVGFSRFSDIFIRSNEDSEKIKIPISVVTDLDLHRYFCDEDSNLTSVRAKKKHDGTYKTYDLKEYRAEREKSEGNVKNFISAYRSLEIDIFHSSLKDEFLKIVEDFDYSSHDTMKESYKNIKNKTDIAYFLSKQLESKIDACLKCKECDISALNSCMLSGLPKYITEAIKYSCRKDLNEE; via the coding sequence ATGTATATATCTAATATTGAAATTAAAAATTTTAGAGGTATTCAAAGTTTAAGTTTAAATTTGAATTCTGATATAAATATATTTATAGGTGAAAATAATTCTGGTAAAACAGCTATTATGGATGCTATAAAATATACTTTAGAAACAACCTCTTTTATTAAAATTGAAGAAGAAGATTTTTATAATTCTGAAAATCAATTTCTTATAAAGTTAAAATTTGAAAATCTTACAGATACAGAAAAATCTATTTTATTAGAATATTTAACTTATGAAGAAAATGGTGATATAAATTTTTATTTAACATTGTTTGCCGATAAAAAAAATAGAAATCGTATGAATTATATAAGAAAAGAAATTAGGGCTGGATTTGATGCTAATATTTCATTAGATTTAGATGTTAGAGAAAGAATATATTCAACATATTTAAAACCATTAAGAGATGCAGAAGAAGAATTATCTTCAGGAAGATATTCTAGACTATCTCATATTTTAAATAATTTTTTAAAGGATGATTCAAAATCTACCTTAAATGAGGATATTAAAAAATTCAATAATACTATTGAAGAATCACAAAAATCTGAAAAATATTTAGAAATTATAAGATCTCATTTAGAAAATCTTATTTTTGAGAAAGAAGAAAATTTAACATCTAAAGTTTCTTTATCCCAAGGTAGAGAAGAAATTTTATATAAGGGATTATTGGAAAAGTTAAATTTAGAATTTTCTAGTATGGATAAACAAGGTTTAGGTTATCAAAATGCTTTGTATATAGCTGCAGAATTGCTTTTATTAAATCAAGAAGAAGATATTTCTTCATTTTTAATTATTGAAGAACCTGAGGCTCATTTACATCCTCAGCTTCAAATGAAATTTCTATCATATATAATGAAAATGTTAAATTCTGAATTTAAAAATAAAATTCAAATATTTATAACTACACATTCTCCTAATATAGCATCTAAAGTAAATCCTGGAAAAATTATTTTATCAACTCATAAAAATAATAAAATAGAAATGTATTCGTTAAGAAAAGAAGAAACTAAACTAAATGAAGAAGATTATATTTATTTGCAAAAATTTCTAGATATTACTAAATCTAATATGTTTTTTGCTAAAGGTATTTTAATGGTTGAAGGACCTAGTGAGGAAATACTGATTCCGTCAATAGCTAAGGCTATAGGTTATAATTTAGAAGACTATGGCGTTGCAATTGTTAATGTTAACGGAGTTGGATTTTCTAGATTTTCAGATATTTTTATTAGATCAAATGAAGATAGTGAAAAGATAAAAATACCTATATCTGTAGTAACGGATTTAGATTTACATAGATATTTTTGTGATGAAGATTCCAATTTAACTTCAGTAAGAGCTAAAAAGAAGCATGATGGAACTTATAAAACTTATGATTTGAAAGAGTATAGAGCAGAAAGGGAAAAATCTGAAGGAAATGTTAAAAATTTTATTTCAGCTTATAGATCTTTAGAAATTGATATATTTCACTCTTCTTTGAAGGATGAATTTTTAAAAATAGTAGAAGATTTCGATTATTCTTCTCATGATACAATGAAAGAAAGTTATAAAAATATAAAAAATAAAACAGATATTGCATATTTCTTATCAAAACAATTAGAGTCTAAAATAGATGCTTGTTTAAAATGTAAAGAATGTGATATTTCAGCTTTAAATTCTTGTATGTTGTCTGGTTTACCTAAATATATTACGGAGGCTATAAAATATTCTTGTAGAAAAGATTTAAATGAAGAGTAA